One genomic segment of Nocardioides cavernaquae includes these proteins:
- a CDS encoding YbaK/EbsC family protein — protein sequence MDEHPSITSFRAELERLGGTGEVIVLPESAHTAALAAAALGCEVGAIANSLLFSSDNEPVLVLTSGAHRVDTTATAARIAVPKLKRADADFVRNHTGQVIGGVSPIAHPSPIPTWVDIWLQKHPVLWAAAGHPSAVFSTTYDELLRLTGGTAIEVD from the coding sequence ATGGACGAGCACCCCTCGATCACGAGTTTTCGCGCTGAACTGGAGCGTCTCGGCGGCACCGGCGAGGTGATCGTCCTCCCCGAATCCGCGCACACGGCAGCCCTGGCCGCCGCCGCGCTCGGCTGCGAGGTCGGTGCCATCGCGAACAGCCTGCTGTTCTCCAGCGACAACGAGCCCGTCCTGGTCCTCACCAGTGGCGCACACCGGGTGGACACGACCGCGACGGCCGCGCGCATCGCCGTACCGAAGCTGAAGCGGGCTGACGCCGACTTCGTCCGCAACCACACCGGGCAGGTGATCGGCGGCGTGTCCCCCATCGCGCACCCCAGCCCGATCCCGACCTGGGTCGACATCTGGCTGCAGAAGCATCCCGTCCTGTGGGCAGCGGCCGGACACCCGTCGGCGGTCTTCTCCACGACCTACGACGAGCTCCTCCGCCTGACCGGCGGCACCGCGATCGAGGTGGACTGA